The nucleotide window GTCGGGTCGATACCAGCGCTCGTAGAATGCCGCCAACTGCTCGGGGCCGGCGCTTTCGATCACCTCCCGCCGGCCGCCCGGCCGGCGCTCCGCGTAGCGCGAATCGCCGAACAAGGCGCTGAGCTGGAGGTCGACATCCGCCGCGGTGTCCCAGTCGGCCAGCATCAGCTCCCGCTCCTGCTGCGTCGCATCGGGGGGAAACGAGATCGCGAACGCCCACTCGCTGAGCATCTCGATGCCGGCCTGCAGCGCTTCCGGTGCGCCCGCCGGTACGTCGAGATGGAATACCGTCGCGTCGAAGCCGGTCTGCACGTGCTCGTCCGGGACCGGGGAGCCGCCGACCGACGCCAGGTATTCCGCGATCTCCTGCGCGGAGTATCGCTCGGTGCCCCGGAGCGCCATGCGCGCCACGAAGCGCGCCAGGCCGCGCTGGTCATCCTCTTCCAGCACCGCACCGGCGCGCACCGCAAGCCACAGTTGGGCGCGCGCCGCCGGTTCCGCGTTGCGCCTGATGTAATACTGAACTCCGTTGTCCAGCGTGCCGCGCCGGACGGTGGGATCGAACGGTATCGGTGCGCCCGGAATCCGCGGCTGTGCGGGTGTCGGGGTCACGATCAGGGAGCACAGCGCCAGCGCAGCCAACAGAGCGCCCCGGAGGCCGGGGCGGGTGAAAATCATCGCAGCACATGATACCGGCTCATTCGTGTTATCGTCACCACGTGAAATCGCAGCTAAGGGTGGGTATCGCAGGGCTCGGGCGCAGCGGATGGGGCATCCATGCGCGGTTGCTGGAGCGGCTGCCCGAGCACGTCCGGGTGGCCGCGGTGTACGATCCGCTGCCGGAGCGCCGTAAGGAGGCCGTTCAGCGGTTCGGCTGTTCCGCGCACGCGGACTTCGCGGCGCTGATTGCGGATTCCGGCGTCGAGGTGGTGGTGGTGGCGGTGCCGAGCCATCTGCACGCCGAGTACAGCATTGCCGCCCTGCGCGCCGGCAAGCACGTGGTGTGCGAAAAACCGATGGCCACCAGCGTGGCGGATGCGGAGCGGATGACCGCGGCGGCGGCGGAGAGCGGCAAGCGGCTCACCGTGTTCCAGAACTACCGCTATCGCGGCGATGTCATCAAGGTGCGCGAAGTTGCCGCGTCCGGGGTGCTCGGCAGGATCGTGATGGTGCGCATCGCCCACCACGGCTTCGCACGGCGCTGGGACTGGCAGACCCTGCAGCGCTTCGGCGGCGGTTCGATGAACAACACCGGGCCGCATGTGATCGACATGGGACTGCTGCTGTTCGGCGCTGCCGAGCCGGAGGTAACCTGCGTGCGCGACCGGGTGCGCACCCTCGGCGATGCCGACGACCACGTGTTGATCCTGCTGCGCGCGCCGGGCGCGCCGACCGTGCAGATCGAGATCACCGCCGCGTGCGCGTATCCGCAGGAGCAGTGGCTGGTGATGGGCACGGAGGGCGGTCTGACCGGCTCCGGCTCGGCGTTGCGCTGGCGCTATGTGAAGCGGGGATCGCTGCCGGAACGCCAGCTCAGCACCGAGCCGACCCCGGATCGCAGCTACAACCGGGAGACGGTGGAGTGGGTGGAACACTCCTGGGCGAGCGCGGAAGCGGACGGAGGGCCGGGCGAAGCCGGATTCTACCTCGATCTGCACGCCTGCATCCGCGCCGGGGGGCCGCTGCCGGTGCCGCCGGAGCAGGTGTTGACGCAGATGCGGGTGATGGAGGAGTGCCGGCGGCAGGCCCCGCTGGCGCCCGCCGAGTGATGCGGGCTCGGTGCGCGGCCACGGGCGTCCGGCTCGGGCACCGGGAGCGGCAGGTGCGGGAGGCCGCGTGAAGCAGGTGACCGAAGCGACCGCGGCCGGGACCGGGGCGGCGCGGCCGCCGCTGGTGGCGATCACCATGGGCGATCCGGCGGGCGTCGGCCCCGAGATCGCGGTCAAGGCACTTGCGGACGAACGGGTGCGGCGGGCTTGCCGGCCACTGCTGGTGGGCTCGGGCGAGGTATTCTCCGCCGCCGCGCGCATCGTCGGCAGTGCCGCGCGCATCGTGCCGTTCACCGATCCCGGCGCCGCCCGGTGGGGAGCGCGGTTCGTGAACGTGGCGGAAAGCGAGGCGGCGCGGTTGGCGGAGCTGCCCCGTGGCGAGGTGTCGGCGGCAGCCGGCGCGGCCGGCTACCATGCGATCGCACGCGCCGTGCAGCTTGCGCGCGCGGGTACCGCCGCGGCCACGGTAACCGGGCCGATTCACAAGGAGGCGCTCAACCTCGCCGGCTACCGGTTCGCCGGCCAGACCGAGATCTACGCCCACCTCACCGGCACCCGCGACTACGCCATGCTGTTGATGGCCGGTGCCCTGCGCGTGGTGCACGTGTCCACCCACGTGTCGTTGCGCGAGGCGTGCGAGCGCGTCACCCGGCGGCGCGTCGAGACGGTGATCCGCCTGGCGCACGAGGCCGGCCGCCGGCTCGGTATCGCGGCGCCGCGCATCGGGGTGGCGGGCCTCAACCCGCACGCCGGCGACGGCGGCCTGTTCGGCAGCGAAGAGCGCACGCAGATCGTGCCGGCCATCGAAGCGGCGCGCGCCGCCGGCATGGTGGTGGAGGGGCCGCTGCCGGCTGATACCCTGTTTCCGAAGGCCAACGGCGGCTACTACGACCTCGTGGTGGCGATGTACCACGACCAGGGGCACATCCCGCTCAAGGTGGTGGGCTTCACCTGGGACAACGGCGCCGGCGCCTGGAGCGCGGTGGACGGCGTCAACGTAACGCTCGGCATTCCGGTGATCCGCGTCTCGGTCGACCACGGCACCGCCTTCGACGTCGCCGGCACCGGGCGGGCGTCGGAGGCCAGCATGGTCCAGGCGATCCTGTGCGCGGCGCAGATGGCCCGCACGGCACAGGGATCCAGTGCCCTCACCACCTGACCGGGCACCGCCAGCATGGCGGGCGAGCCGCCTCGCCGGGAACCGGAGCCTCAGGTAAGCGCCAGAATGCCCGTCACCAGGCGCTCCATTCCCTCCCCCGCGTCTTGCGGCGTCAGGGCGCCGTAGCCGATGCGCAGGGAGCAGCCCGCCAGCCCGAAGGCGGTACCCGGCAGCACCGCGACCCGGTGCTCGGTCACCAGCCGGCGTACCAGCGCCATCGGGTCGCCGGGATGGCGCAGGCGCAGCAGCACGTAAAACGCTCCGTCGGCGCGCACCGGCTCGCAGCGGTCGCCCAGTTCGGCGAGCGTCCGCAGCGCGGTCGCGCGCACCTGCTCGATCTGCTCGCGCCGCTCCATGCAGTAGCCGCGCCCCGCCTGCAGGGCGCCCAGTGCCGCCGCCTGGCTGACCAGCGGCGGGCAGATCAGCACCGTGTCCTGGATCTTGGCCACCGCGTCGTACAATGCCGGCGGGATGGTCATGTAGCCGATGCGCCAGCTCGCGAAGCCATAGCTCTTCGACAGCGAGAACAGCGAGATCGTGTGCTGTTCCGCACCGGGCAGCGAGCCGGGCGAGAAATGGGCGTGCCCGCCGTAAGTGAAGTACTCGTACGCCTCGTCGTGGACGTGGTAGATGCCGCGCCCGGCGCACAGCCCGTTCACGGCGCGGAGGTCGTCGCGCGGGTACACCGCCCCGGTTGGATTGTTGGGCGAGATGGTCACCACCGCGCGGGTGCGGTCGGTGATGGCTTCAGCGATGGCGCGCACGTCGAGCTGGTAGGCGTTATCGGACCTCACCGCCACCGGTGTGCAGTTGGCCATCGCCACCGCCATCTCGTGGTTGAAGTAGTAGGGGCTGACCAGGATGATTTCGTCGCCGGCGTCGGCGATGGCGAGCAGCGCGTTGACGAACGCCATGTTGCCGCCGGCCGTCACCACCAGTTGCCGGTCGTCGCCGATGCGGATGCCGTTTTCGGCCTCCAGCTTGGCGGCCAGCGCCTCGCGCAGAGGCGGAATGCCCCACACCGCGCCGTAGCGGTGGTTGGCCGGCGCGTCCCAGAAGCCGCGCAGCGCCGCCTCGGTCTGCGGAGGCGGACCGTAGTACACCACCCCCTGTCCCAGGGTGATGGTGTCAGGGTGCTCCCGGATCAAGGCGTGAATGATCGGGATCACCGGCGGTTGAACCTGGGCCAGCCGCGCCGACTGGCCGAACCGTTGCAGAACAGGAGCAGGGAGCATGCGCTATGGTGCGCGGCCCCGCATCACCAGGGCAAGCACCGCCACGGTTGAGCGCTGCCGCCCATCCGAGTCCGCGCGGTACAACAACCGGAGCAATCATCCTGGCAAATCAACCACACCACTTACGATTTGCAAGGATAAGTGAAAACGCGAGCGTTCTGTGTGCCCCGACGAGGTACAAGCGAGTTCACGGGTCGCGCTTGACCGGGGTAGTGGGCGTCGGGATACTCCGGGCAGCGGAATCGGCGTGGCGGCGACAGCCTGCCACCCACGCAAGAACGTGCAGATTGACGAGGTAGTACAGGATGGCGGATCGCAGGATCGGATGGGTCGGCACGGGGGTGATGGGACGCTCCATGTGCATGCATATTCTCGAGGCGGGCTACGAGGTGGCGGTGTACACGCGCACCCGCGAGCGGGCCGCCGACCTGGAGGCCGCGGGCGCCGCCTGGTGCGACAGTCCGGGCGCGGTGGCCGCGCGCTCCGACGTGGTGTTCGCGATCGTCGGCTACCCAAGCGACGTGGAGCAGGTGTTCCTGGGTGACGGCGCCATCCTGGACAACTCGGCTCCGGGCACGCTGCTGATCGACATGACGACCTCCGAACCCTCCCTCGCCAAGCGCATCGCCGCGGCCGCGGCCGACCGCGACTGTGCCGCCCTGGACGCGCCGGTCTCGGGCGGCGACGTGGGAGCGCGCGGCGGCACGCTGGCGATCATGGTGGGCGGCGC belongs to Spirochaetaceae bacterium and includes:
- a CDS encoding pitrilysin family protein; the encoded protein is MIFTRPGLRGALLAALALCSLIVTPTPAQPRIPGAPIPFDPTVRRGTLDNGVQYYIRRNAEPAARAQLWLAVRAGAVLEEDDQRGLARFVARMALRGTERYSAQEIAEYLASVGGSPVPDEHVQTGFDATVFHLDVPAGAPEALQAGIEMLSEWAFAISFPPDATQQERELMLADWDTAADVDLQLSALFGDSRYAERRPGGRREVIESAGPEQLAAFYERWYRPDRMALIAVGDFDPEVVESTVRGHLSQPAQHAGAATPARGGGGGGGGGRGRGGGGG
- a CDS encoding Gfo/Idh/MocA family oxidoreductase; translated protein: MGIAGLGRSGWGIHARLLERLPEHVRVAAVYDPLPERRKEAVQRFGCSAHADFAALIADSGVEVVVVAVPSHLHAEYSIAALRAGKHVVCEKPMATSVADAERMTAAAAESGKRLTVFQNYRYRGDVIKVREVAASGVLGRIVMVRIAHHGFARRWDWQTLQRFGGGSMNNTGPHVIDMGLLLFGAAEPEVTCVRDRVRTLGDADDHVLILLRAPGAPTVQIEITAACAYPQEQWLVMGTEGGLTGSGSALRWRYVKRGSLPERQLSTEPTPDRSYNRETVEWVEHSWASAEADGGPGEAGFYLDLHACIRAGGPLPVPPEQVLTQMRVMEECRRQAPLAPAE
- the pdxA gene encoding 4-hydroxythreonine-4-phosphate dehydrogenase PdxA translates to MKQVTEATAAGTGAARPPLVAITMGDPAGVGPEIAVKALADERVRRACRPLLVGSGEVFSAAARIVGSAARIVPFTDPGAARWGARFVNVAESEAARLAELPRGEVSAAAGAAGYHAIARAVQLARAGTAAATVTGPIHKEALNLAGYRFAGQTEIYAHLTGTRDYAMLLMAGALRVVHVSTHVSLREACERVTRRRVETVIRLAHEAGRRLGIAAPRIGVAGLNPHAGDGGLFGSEERTQIVPAIEAARAAGMVVEGPLPADTLFPKANGGYYDLVVAMYHDQGHIPLKVVGFTWDNGAGAWSAVDGVNVTLGIPVIRVSVDHGTAFDVAGTGRASEASMVQAILCAAQMARTAQGSSALTT
- a CDS encoding pyridoxal phosphate-dependent aminotransferase; its protein translation is MLPAPVLQRFGQSARLAQVQPPVIPIIHALIREHPDTITLGQGVVYYGPPPQTEAALRGFWDAPANHRYGAVWGIPPLREALAAKLEAENGIRIGDDRQLVVTAGGNMAFVNALLAIADAGDEIILVSPYYFNHEMAVAMANCTPVAVRSDNAYQLDVRAIAEAITDRTRAVVTISPNNPTGAVYPRDDLRAVNGLCAGRGIYHVHDEAYEYFTYGGHAHFSPGSLPGAEQHTISLFSLSKSYGFASWRIGYMTIPPALYDAVAKIQDTVLICPPLVSQAAALGALQAGRGYCMERREQIEQVRATALRTLAELGDRCEPVRADGAFYVLLRLRHPGDPMALVRRLVTEHRVAVLPGTAFGLAGCSLRIGYGALTPQDAGEGMERLVTGILALT